In the genome of Pichia kudriavzevii chromosome 4, complete sequence, one region contains:
- a CDS encoding uncharacterized protein (PKUD0D05490; similar to Saccharomyces cerevisiae YBL019W (APN2); ancestral locus Anc_8.165), protein MAINVEGEIPDLPTSECIRLVSFNINGYKTLSHYHPWNTLNKLSEIFTYLKADIITFQELKLQRSDISKDIASVTGFTSFITIPQTKRGYSGVAVFVKNDLHGLKVTKVEEGITGYLNLYNEPTQNYRKKWDLEGESGISIGGYTDNLVDWKEGQRLDSNGRCIVVELNNKMVIISVYCPANSMGSEVEEQDRCLFLETLFKRAENLQRMGKNVIIMGDINVAPSLIDRDDVINEGLKEGTLRLLKNRDADFELVNKEKVIEFRNSTPARRILHDYLYDYNEFDKEKNKEKILYDLGRSRNRKRLKMYTCWNTLLNNRPMNIGSRIDLFLGTKTIEENIQDCNIWSFLYGSDHCPIYCDINISDTDMKDQKPKLKHFEAMSYYGLKTSKSIDSFFKPKPSKNATESKPPSPKANSESITKRSSTTPSYMSRKKQRGQSTLISVLNKKNREREKRNSGSLFVYSDEEFNDDLGYSNSSDCNNRNNGNTNNNNNNIGSDNPTLQTETTHEEKSPKLTSLQFANMLKENSGVIPRCGHDELCVLRLAKRGSNAGKKFWCCSRPPRNATWAHDHNEDNADESQFQCKFFKWATR, encoded by the coding sequence ATGGCCATCAATGTGGAGGGGGAGATACCTGATCTACCCACCAGTGAGTGCATACGTTTGGTGTCTTTCAACATAAATGGATATAAAACTCTATCTCATTATCATCCATGGAACACGTTGAACAAACTATCGGAAATTTTCACATATCTAAAGGCTGACATCATAACGTTCCAAGAACTAAAGCTGCAACGTTCCGATATATCTAAGGACATAGCTTCTGTTACTGGATTCACATCGTTCATTACCATCCCCCAGACTAAACGTGGCTACAGCGGTGTGGCAGTATTTGTCAAGAATGATTTACATGGGTTGAAAGTTActaaagttgaagaaggcaTAACTGGTTATCTCAACCTCTACAACGAGCCAACACAAAActatagaaaaaaatgggatCTCGAAGGAGAATCAGGCATATCCATTGGTGGCTACACAGACAATCTAGTTGACTGGAAGGAAGGACAACGTTTGGATTCCAATGGCAGGTGCATTGTAGTAGAACTCAACAATAAGATGGTCATTATATCCGTCTATTGCCCAGCCAATTCCATGGGCTCTGAGGTTGAAGAACAGGATAGATGTCTGTTCCTTGAGACATTGTTCAAAAGAGCCGAGAATCTACAGAGGATGGGGAAAAATGTGATCATTATGGGGGACATCAATGTTGCTCCGAGTTTGATCGATCGTGATGATGTTATCAACGAAGGATTGAAAGAGGGAACTCTAcggttgttgaaaaatagaGATGCTGATTTTGAGTTGGTGAACAAGGAGAAAGTTATTGAGTTTAGAAACAGTACGCCAGCAAGGCGAATATTACATGATTATTTGTACGATTATAATGAATTCgataaagagaaaaacaaggagaaaatcTTATATGATCTAGGAAGGAGTCGAAATAGGAAACGACTGAAAATGTACACCTGTTGGAATACTTTGCTGAATAACAGACCGATGAATATAGGTTCGAGAATCGATTTATTCTTGGGCACtaaaacaattgaagaaaacattcAAGACTGCAACATATGGTCGTTTCTTTATGGGTCTGACCACTGTCCGATTTACTGTGATATCAATATCTCAGACACTGATATGAAAGACCAGAAGCCAAAATTGAAGCATTTCGAAGCCATGTCTTATTACGGCTTGAAGACTAGCAAAAGTATAGACTCCTTTTTCAAGCCAAAACCTTCAAAGAATGCAACTGAATCGAAGCCCCCGAGTCCAAAGGCTAACTCAGAGTCGATAACAAAGCGCTCCTCTACTACACCATCTTATATGAGCCGTAAGAAGCAAAGAGGTCAGTCAACTCTGATTTCAGTGcttaataaaaaaaatcgagaaagagaaaaacgTAACTCGGGCTCTCTGTTTGTCTAtagtgatgaagaattcaatgatgatcTTGGCTACAGTAATAGCAGCGATTGCAATAATAGAAATAATGGGAATActaacaataacaataataatattgGCAGTGATAACCCTACGCTTCAAACAGAAACTACGCATGAGGAAAAATCTCCAAAATTGACGTCTCTGCAGTTTGCAAATATGCTGAAAGAAAACTCAGGGGTCATACCGAGATGTGGACATGATGAATTGTGTGTGTTACGACTAGCGAAAAGGGGTTCTAATGCAGGCAAAAAGTTTTGGTGTTGCTCTAGACCACCTAGAAATGCCACTTGGGCACATGATCATAACGAAGATAACGCGGACGAGTCTCAGTTCCAGTGcaagttcttcaaatggGCTACACGGTAA
- a CDS encoding uncharacterized protein (PKUD0D05510), which yields MPNNMESRSLLYPVIYDLNFSYKIWQTSNEGFSKYNSKSDICSVDMFIDTLRIISGLLLFNAISSYVFTGTSTWGYKGKWTNTEYLYHRLRGSPLRKYTIESLEASLHSTRYLLSINKQVFDVTAGGDTYNPHKKLKSKYSTFVGRDCTRMFINGCFHDMEQCTWDLRNIGFDNEWVEKTVDHWVRFYENHPRYWKVGYLEADSPNEEPKQCLSGVRYPGQ from the coding sequence ATGCCAAACAACATGGAATCTCGCTCTCTTTTATATCCTGTAATTTATGACCTTAATTTTTCATATAAAATTTGGCAAACATCAAATGAGGGCTTCTCTAAATATAATTCCAAGTCTGACATTTGTAGTGTAGACATGTTTATTGATACCCTCCGCATAATATCTGGACTTTTGCTCTTTAATGCAATCAGCTCATACGTATTCACCGGAACCTCCACTTGGGGGTATAAAGGGAAGTGGACAAACACGGAATACCTCTATCACCGGTTACGTGGGTCTCCTCTGAGGAAATACACAATTGAATCACTGGAAGCGTCACTCCATTCGACCAGGTATTTATTGTCAATCAATAAGCAAGTGTTTGATGTCACGGCTGGTGGCGACACATATAATCCACACAAGAAGCTGAAATCCAAATACTCTACATTTGTGGGCCGAGATTGCACACGGATGTTCATCAATGGATGTTTCCACGATATGGAACAATGTACGTGGGATTTGAGAAATATTGGATTTGACAATGAATGGGTCGAGAAGACAGTTGACCATTGGGTTAGGTTTTACGAAAACCATCCTAGATATTGGAAGGTTGGTTACCTGGAGGCTGATTCGCCCAACGAGGAACCAAAACAGTGTCTCAGTGGTGTTAGATACCCAGGccaataa
- a CDS encoding uncharacterized protein (PKUD0D05500; similar to Saccharomyces cerevisiae YGL029W (CGR1); ancestral locus Anc_4.88): MSDSVKISKEVLKEVLPVDPGKGKRVSGKNWKVEKNAFRIKSLGVKSSWQKKQEQRAKEQQDKAKLKELQAEKEEERKARINKIKERRAKKAEEERYEKLAQVMHAKRVERLKRREKRNKLLKER, translated from the coding sequence ATGAGTGATTCTGtaaagatttcaaaagagGTTCTTAAGGAGGTCCTTCCTGTTGATCCAGGAAAGGGTAAAAGAGTCAGCGGTAAGAATTGGaaagttgagaaaaatgCATTTAGAATCAAATCGCTAGGTGTTAAGTCATCATGGCAAAAGAAGCAAGAGCAAAGGGCGAAAGAGCAGCAAGACAAGGCTAAATTGAAGGAGTTACAAGCAGAGAAGGAAGAGGAAAGGAAGGCAAGGATAAACAAGATCAAGGAAAGACGTGCTAAGAAGGCCGAAGAGGAGAGATATGAAAAATTGGCCCAAGTTATGCATGCCAAGAGGGTAGAGAGACTAAAGAGAAgggaaaagagaaacaaactGCTGAAGGAACGCTGA
- a CDS encoding uncharacterized protein (PKUD0D05480; Pfam Domains: AA_permease(1.8e-121)): MKSLSSYFKQKNTSLTETSSANTDTHYEIDGTTKGITHVESFSSSNDQYSQEIRETKGTHGYDFHLEKETGEDGQDGNDSGSVNEEEAQDLELFDVPPEGSRLKRDFKKRHVDMMAIGGAIGTGLIIGTGTALKRGGPASMFISFIFTGSLLIVVLLSLSEMAAFAPMDKSFSGYAAKYVDPAYGYATGWNYFYKYSINLGAELSAIGLVIQYWRPDLNAGIFISVFLVVLMTFNYFSVRYFGEVEFWGSVTKLLVLFICYVTAIVITSGGGPKHQSIGFQYWRENAFVEYLVPGATGRFLGFWACTVQSCFAYTGSETIGIYFGEAPNPRKTIPGAARNVLFRICGFYIVGALLIGLIISPKDPSLASANTSNASGSPFVIAFENARIRGMPDFINAMLLVFISTAANANIFINARTMYGLARDGQAPKLFMKVNKFHVPYYGAALGGIISLIAYMECGSTSAANVFGYLTSSVTVFGILNWISILISYIRYRKGIELHNIPHEAIPFKMWWQPYPAYIALFFICTITFFFGYSSFVHGFHYKLFLTSYVGLFVYLGNIFLWKFWKKTKKVDLLEMKEFYTTNAERNLRL; the protein is encoded by the coding sequence ATGAAGTCCTTGAGCAGCTACTTCAAACAGAAAAACACATCCTTAACGGAAACAAGCTCCGCTAACACAGACACCCACTACGAAATCGATGGCACTACAAAGGGAATCACGCATGTCGAGTCCTTCTCCAGTTCCAACGACCAGTATTCACAGGAAATAAGGGAAACAAAAGGCACACATGGGTATGACTTCCACctagaaaaagaaacggGAGAAGACGGACAAGATGGTAATGATAGTGGCAGTGTAAATGAGGAAGAAGCTCAGGATTTGGAGCTCTTTGATGTTCCGCCAGAAGGCTCGAGGTTGAAGAGAGACTTCAAGAAAAGACACGTTGATATGATGGCAATAGGTGGGGCCATTGGTACTGGTTTGATTATAGGTACTGGAACGGCGTTAAAGCGTGGGGGTCCTGCGTCGATGTTTATCAGTTTTATATTTACGGGCTCTTTGTTGATTGTCGTGTTGTTATCCTTGTCGGAAATGGCAGCATTCGCCCCAATGGATAAATCCTTCTCTGGTTATGCAGCAAAGTACGTGGATCCGGCATACGGTTACGCCACAGGTTGGAACTATTTCTATAAGTATTCCATCAATCTAGGAGCAGAGTTGAGTGCCATTGGTTTGGTCATCCAATATTGGAGACCAGACTTAAATGCAggtatttttatttctgtttttcttgttgtCTTGATGACTTTCAATTACTTCAGTGTCCGTTATTTTGGTGAGGTTGAATTTTGGGGGTCTGTCACCAAATTATTGGTATTGTTTATTTGTTATGTGACTGCCATTGTGATTACATCGGGCGGTGGACCAAAACATCAAAGTATTGGGTTTCAATATTGGAGGGAAAATGCGTTTGTGGAGTACTTGGTCCCCGGTGCCACGGGGAGATTTTTGGGGTTTTGGGCTTGCACCGTTCAATCATGTTTTGCTTATACAGGCAGTGAGACCATTGGTATCTATTTTGGTGAGGCTCCAAACCCTAGAAAGACGATCCCTGGAGCTGCACGGAATGTTTTGTTTCGTATCTGTGGGTTTTACATTGTGGGTGCATTACTAATTGGATTGATTATATCACCAAAGGACCCCTCTTTGGCTAGTGCAAATACATCCAACGCATCAGGTTCCCCCTTTGTCATTgcttttgaaaatgcacGTATTAGAGGTATGCctgatttcatcaacgcAATGCTATTGGTTTTCATTAGCACGGCAGCAAACgcaaatattttcatcaatgcAAGGACAATGTACGGGTTGGCAAGAGATGGACAAGCTCCTAAACTTTTCATGAAGGTCAACAAGTTCCACGTTCCCTACTATGGAGCAGCTTTGGGTGGTATCATTAGTCTCATAGCATACATGGAGTGTGGATCAACTTCGGCTGCTAACGTTTTCGGCTATTTGACCAGCTCGGTCACAgtttttggtattttgaaCTGGATATCCATTCTAATCTCCTACATCAGATACAGGAAAGGTATTGAGCTGCATAACATCCCCCATGAGGCAATTCCTTTCAAGATGTGGTGGCAACCATATCCTGCGTATATTGCCTTGTTTTTCATATGCACAatcaccttcttctttggataTTCGTCGTTTGTCCATGGCTTCCATTACAAACTGTTCCTCACTTCATACGTTGGACTTTTCGTCTACTTGGGGAACATATTCCTATGGAAGTTTTGGAAGAAGACAAAGAAGGTCGATCTATtagaaatgaaagaatTCTATACGACGAATGCAGAACGTAATTTGCGCTTGTAA
- a CDS encoding uncharacterized protein (PKUD0D05470; similar to Saccharomyces cerevisiae YHR191C (CTF8); ancestral locus Anc_4.356) — MPVTNIKVDSALSSLETQGLHQVSPSLQEKLHQKIVATPLGLTLVEIQGELSLPKTKPNHLNEREQELFRKNTVPQLLKSIHSLHGDVDTVKFGHLELDTSLNKATLFISTTQRLLGKIEKIDPPLGVLKIQHGPETSSQIIDVINSKVIFKQRPLPIM, encoded by the coding sequence ATGCCAGttacaaatataaaagtCGATTCTGCGCTCAGCTCACTGGAGACTCAGGGTTTACACCAGGTCTCGCCTTCATTGCAAGAGAAGCTCCACCAAAAAATAGTAGCCACGCCCCTTGGTCTGACGCTGGTGGAGATCCAGGGCGAGTTATCACTACCAAAGACAAAACCCAATCATCTCAACGAAAGAGAACAAGAGCTGTTTCGGAAAAATACCGTTCCGCAACTCCTTAAATCGATCCATTCTCTCCATGGTGATGTAGACACTGTCAAATTTGGCCATTTGGAACTAGATACCTCTCTTAATAAGGCCACACTCTTTATAAGCACAACACAAAGACTATTGGGGAAAATCGAAAAAATAGACCCCCCTCTTGGCGTATTGAAGATTCAACATGGTCCTGAAACCAGCTCTCAAATTATTGATGTCATCAACTCAAAAGTCATTTTCAAACAACGTCCACTACCTATAATGTGA
- a CDS encoding uncharacterized protein (PKUD0D05520; similar to Saccharomyces cerevisiae YNL104C (LEU4) and YOR108W (LEU9); ancestral locus Anc_2.172): MFKQTRAVLKEAVKLTYKNMLRDPSTKYSRAQRIKLPDRTWPDKVIEKAPRWLSTDLRDGNQSLPDPMSVEQKKEYFHKLLEIGFKEIEVSFPSASQTDFDFTRYAVENCPDDVALQCLVQSREHLIRRTVDSLKGAPTAIVHTYLATSDLFRDVVFKMSQREALEKAVETAKLVKSLTKDDPSLQDTKWVYQFSPECFSDTPPEFALEICEAVKAAWEPTVDNPIIFNLPATVEVASPNVYADQVEYFCRNISEREKVVVSLHCHNDRGCGVAAIELGLLAGADRVEGCLFGNGERTGNVDLTTVALNMYTDGISPNLDFSDIQGLIDVVERGNKIPIHERAPYGGSLVVCAFSGSHQDAIKKGFIAHEARQAKGDTRWLMPYLPLDPKDIGRSYEAVIRVNSQSGKGGAAWIVQKATGLDLPRQLQILFSKVVQEKADSIGQELKSEEIVSLLNETYNVDSKFANSLKLEDYKYDKKSDEVTNVFAIINLNGEQYNISGTGNGPISSLLNAFGKFFKTEFEVDEYSEHSVGQGSKVKAASYIKIECAGTSQWGIGSHESITKSSVNSIISVINSLLNKNVISK, from the coding sequence ATGTTCAAGCAAACTAGAGCGGTTCTCAAGGAGGCCGTTAAACTCACATATAAGAACATGTTGAGGGATCCATCGACGAAGTATTCGAGGGCACAGCGGATCAAGCTTCCAGACAGGACATGGCCAGACAAGGTGATTGAAAAGGCACCACGGTGGTTATCCACCGACTTGAGAGATGGTAATCAGTCCCTTCCAGATCCAATGTCAGTGGAGCAAAAGAAGGAGTATTTCCACAAGCTGTTAGAAATTGGCTTCAAAGAAATCGAGGTGTCCTTCCCCTCTGCCTCTCAGACCGATTTCGATTTCACCAGGTATGCCGTGGAAAACTGTCCTGATGACGTTGCCCTACAATGCCTTGTCCAATCGAGAGAACATTTGATTAGAAGGACAGTCGATTCCCTAAAGGGTGCTCCAACCGCCATTGTCCATACCTATTTAGCAACTTCAGATTTGTTCAGAgatgttgttttcaaaatgtcCCAAAGGGAGGCTCTTGAGAAGGCTGTTGAAACGGCAAAGCTAGTCAAATCATTAACTAAAGATGACCCATCGTTACAGGACACAAAGTGGGTCTACCAGTTCTCTCCGGAATGTTTCTCCGACACGCCACCGGAATTCGCATTAGAAATATGTGAGGCTGTCAAGGCTGCTTGGGAACCTACGGTGGACAATCCAATAATTTTCAACCTTCCTGCAACTGTTGAAGTTGCAAGTCCTAATGTGTACGCTGATCAAGTTGAATATTTCTGCAGAAATATTTCTGAAAGAGAGAAGGTTGTTGTTTCCCTACACTGCCACAATGACAGAGGCTGTGGTGTTGCAGCCATCGAATTGGGCTTATTGGCTGGTGCTGATAGAGTTGAAGGTTGTCTCTTTGGTAATGGTGAAAGAACAGGTAATGTCGATCTCACCACCGTTGCCCTAAACATGTACACCGATGGTATATCTCCAAATCTTGACTTCTCTGATATTCAGGGCCTTATCGATGTCGTTGAAAGAGGTAACAAAATTCCAATCCATGAAAGGGCGCCATATGGTGGTTCCTTGGTTGTCTGTGCATTTTCGGGTTCTCACCAAGACGCCATCAAAAAAGGATTTATTGCTCATGAAGCTAGACAAGCCAAGGGCGATACCAGATGGTTGATGCCATACTTGCCACTTGATCCAAAGGATATAGGCAGAAGTTACGAGGCTGTTATTAGGGTCAACTCTCAATCTGGTAAAGGTGGTGCAGCATGGATTGTCCAAAAGGCTACTGGTTTAGACCTCCCAAGACAATTGCAGATCTTATTCTCCAAGGTTGTTCAAGAGAAGGCAGATTCCATTGGCCAGGAGTTGAAGTCGGAAGAAATTGTGTCCTTATTGAACGAAACTTACAATGTTGATTCTAAATTTGCAAACTCTTTGAAACTCGAGGATTATAAATACGACAAAAAGTCCGACGAAGTCACAAATGTGTTTGCTATTATCAACTTGAATGGCGAACAGTACAACATCTCTGGTACAGGTAACGGTCCAATCTCTTCCCTTTTGAACGCCTTTGGTAAGTTCTTCAAGACTGAATTCGAGGTTGACGAATATTCCGAACATTCCGTCGGCCAAGGTTCCAAGGTCAAGGCTGCATCTTACATCAAGATCGAATGCGCTGGTACTTCTCAATGGGGTATTGGTAGCCATGAGTCTATTACCAAATCCAGTGTTAACTCCATCATCTCTGTGATAAACAGCCTACTAAATAAGAATGTCATCTCCAAATGA
- a CDS encoding uncharacterized protein (PKUD0D05530; similar to Saccharomyces cerevisiae YDL057W; ancestral locus Anc_4.233), translating to MGYQYQDNEEEVILRVRDSPEINISCILSKPESSNCPDTPRAAILVHGFGSHKNAVFLSKLARKLSKEQGVYTMRIDFINCGDSTKTGENGRTLQDDIDCINVVYKYLSTGGVHGKRLFVDALVGHSRGVVDIFNWQLQHPEIYVPNLVACAGRFIGRGLLDSILANNPDYEEKGGRFISGFQDGAYRPVWVPYKEDESLFTLEMDTVKHVNKDTSTLLVYGTRENVIPLEDAARYNNTLAGRNTLKLIPGADHCFLGTEKLSPEQRRLGKLPVHKSGVVDYNFHVADEISEWLEVANVHKRFLEKARMVHPYLSRWHDVPGLSNFRDIGGYAVSNSNAYLQYSKIYRCDDLTGVSLGTVAHLKRLEIAKVYDCSSCGTRDPGSLLQENNIDYVCRANRTPDEMHALIYKQIRDHPMDPLVIINDSELILSLMVVAGVDPLLVAQEALLYSSSSFRGVTLGTVYTCVLNAIANLSLDNVCTRVGFTCNDINTLRDNLVTKFPKEAI from the coding sequence ATGGgttatcaatatcaagaTAACGAGGAGGAAGTGATACTGAGGGTTAGGGATTCACCCGAAATAAATATATCGTGTATTTTGAGCAAGCCCGAATCCAGCAATTGCCCAGACACTCCAAGAGCTGCTATTCTAGTACATGGGTTTGGATCACATAAAAATGCGGTGTTTTTGTCCAAGCTAGCCAGAAAGCTCTCCAAAGAACAAGGTGTGTATACCATGAGGATTGATTTTATCAACTGTGGAGATTCGACTAAAACAGGGGAAAACGGACGTACCTTACAGGATGACATTGATTGCATCAATGTAGTGTACAAATACCTCAGTACTGGGGGAGTACATGGTAAGAGACTCTTTGTGGATGCCCTTGTTGGCCATTCGAGAGGCGTTGTTGATATATTCAATTGGCAACTACAGCATCCGGAAATATACGTTCCCAACTTGGTTGCGTGTGCCGGTAGGTTTATTGGTCGGGGGTTACTGGACTCTATTCTAGCCAACAACCCCGACTACGAGGAAAAAGGTGGGAGGTTCATCAGCGGGTTCCAAGATGGCGCCTATAGGCCGGTTTGGGTTCCCTACAAAGAAGACGAGAGTCTCTTTACGTTGGAAATGGATACGGTGAAACACGTCAACAAGGATACTAGCACGTTGCTAGTCTATGGAACCAGAGAGAATGTCATTCCCCTGGAGGATGCGGCCAGGTACAACAACACGTTGGCGGGAAGGAACACCTTGAAGCTCATTCCTGGAGCTGATCACTGTTTCCTGGGGACGGAGAAGCTGTCACCTGAGCAGAGACGGTTGGGCAAACTCCCTGTACACAAGTCGGGAGTTGTGGACTACAATTTCCATGTAGCAGATGAAATCAGCGAGTGGTTGGAAGTGGCCAATGTACACAAGAGGTTCTTGGAGAAGGCACGCATGGTTCACCCCTACCTAAGCAGATGGCACGATGTTCCAGGACTCTCTAATTTCAGAGATATCGGCGGTTATGCAGTCAGTAACAGCAATGCATATCTGCAATACAGCAAAATATACAGATGCGATGACCTGACCGGTGTCTCTCTAGGGACTGTTGCCCATCTCAAGAGACTGGAAATCGCCAAAGTGTACGATTGCAGTTCATGCGGCACGAGGGACCCGGGAAGCCTCCTGCAAGAGAACAACATAGACTATGTCTGCCGGGCCAACAGGACACCCGACGAGATGCATGCTCTAATATACAAACAAATCAGAGACCATCCCATGGACCCGCTGGTGATCATCAATGACTCAGAATTGATACTCTCTCTAATGGTTGTGGCGGGGGTAGATCCGTTGCTCGTTGCACAAGAGGCGCTGCTTTACTCATCCTCATCCTTTCGTGGAGTAACTCTCGGTACTGTCTACACTTGCGTCCTGAACGCCATAGCAAATTTGAGTCTTGACAATGTCTGTACCCGTGTAGGGTTCACTTGTAACGATATCAACACTCTCAGGGACAATCTTGTAACCAAATTCCCCAAAGAGGCAATTTAG